One genomic window of Glycine max cultivar Williams 82 chromosome 16, Glycine_max_v4.0, whole genome shotgun sequence includes the following:
- the LOC100801437 gene encoding protein ALP1-like translates to MDPSIVDTAMTSRKRKREEYKKIILLAAACVVHMVIGVVTWYHNNYFVKEPTSNWELEHHSFLNCLYRGTNKDCIEQLRLSKNTFFNLCRILQENGGLVRTRNVPTTEAVAMFLHILAHNLKYRVVQFSYCRSKETISRQFNDVLRAVMKVSKDYLNFQPCTLEGAEANKWRWFERCIGALDETHIPVTVSPDERPRYRNRKGDVSTNVLAACGPDLRFIYVLPGWEGSAGDSRVLRDALRRQNKLEIPTGKYFLVDAGYTNGPGFLAPYRGTRYHLNEWIGNTPQSYKELFNLRHASARCNRKVIWDLEKKMEYIKNSFLF, encoded by the exons ATGGATCCTAGCATAGTTGACACTGCAATGACTTCAAGAAAACGTAAAAGAGAAGAGTATAAGAAGATAATCTTATTAGCTGCTGCTTGTGTTGTTCATATGGTCATTGGTGTAGTGACATGgtatcataataattattttgttaaggaACCAACCAGTAATTGGGAACTAGAACATCACAGCTTCCTTAATTGTCTTTATAGAGGAACAAATAAAGATTGCATTGAACAATTGAGGCTtagtaaaaatacattttttaacctTTGTAGAATTTTACAAGAAAATGGTGGATTAGTAAGAACAAGAAATgttccaacaactgaagcagTAGCAATGTTTTTACATATCCTTGCTCACAACCTAAAGTATAGGGTAGTGCAATTTAGTTAttgtagatctaaagaaaccatAAGTAGGCAATTCAATGATGTCTTGAGAGCGGTAATGAAAGTGAGCAAagactatttgaattttcaaccctGTACTTTAGAAGGTGCGGAAGCAAACAAGTGGAGATGGTTTGAG AGATGTATTGGAGCACTTGATGAGACTCATATTCCAGTTACAGTTTCTCCCGATGAGAGACCTAGATATCGTAATAGAAAGGGTGATGTCTCTACAAATGTGTTAGCTGCTTGTGGTCCAGATTTAAGGTTTATTTATGTGTTACCTGGGTGGGAAGGGTCAGCAGGAGATTCTCGAGTATTACGAGATGCATTACGTCGTCAAAACAAACTTGAAATTCCAACTG GTAAGTATTTTCTTGTGGATGCGGGATATACCAATGGTCCGGGATTTTTAGCACCATATCGAGGGACTAGATATCATCTCAATGAATGGATTGGAAACACCCCTCAAAGTTACAAGGAGTTATTTAATCTTCGTCATGCAAGTGCCCGATGCAATAGAAAGGTCATTTGGGATCTTGAAAAAAAGATGGAGTATattaagaactccttccttTTTTGA
- the LOC121173689 gene encoding uncharacterized protein, whose amino-acid sequence MSHQLMSKNRIKLWRSWYGIVSDILGQSGFDWDGIKHMITIENENVWNEYCISHKSAKPFRFKVLQNWDDIVDLCAKDRVTGHGAETAMDADEAMSRETNEVEFMGLGATAIDLEEPSSNTKGKRQGSTSSGTHPHKRKMGEKKGIATSLDKMANSFNRMVVDKMDGKVDDEEIQEVLREAALIPDLNRQQWAKAIKWLADDPKQLAIVKALPIHQKTDYVLTHLGE is encoded by the exons ATGTCACATCAGTTAATGTCAAAAAACCGTATCAAATTATGGAGATCGTGGTATGGTATTGTAAGTGACATCCTTGGCCAGAGCGGATTTGATTGGGATGGCATTAAGCACATGATAACAATTGAGAATGAAAATGTTTGGAATGAATATTGCATT tcGCATAAATCGGCTAAACCGTTTCGATTCAAGGTGCTTCAAAATTGGGATGATATAGTGGATTTGTGTGCTAAAGATAGAGTCACCGGTCATGGAGCTGAAACTGCTATGGATGCTGATGAAGCGATGAGTAGAGAAACAAATGAAGTGGAATTCATGGGGTTAGGTGCTACTGCCATAGATTTAGAAGAACCAAGCTCTaatacaaaaggaaaaagacaaGGTTCGACTTCTTCTGGCACACATCCTCACAAGAGAAAGATGGGAGAGAAAAAAGGAATAGCAACTTCTTTGGATAAAATGGCCAACTCTTTTAACCGAATGGTGGTAGACAAAATGGATGGTAAAGTTGATGatgaagaaattcaagaagTATTACGTGAGGCAGCTTTGATACCAGATCTTAATAGACAACAATGGGCTAAAGCTATTAAATGGTTAGCTGATGATCCAAAGCAGTTAGCTATTGTGAAAGCCCTTCCAATTCACCAAAAGACAGATTATGTTTTAACACATCTTGGAGAATGA
- the LOC100801970 gene encoding histidine kinase 1 — protein MSTKYIHVFDRLQSFFTCWKRSTTPTGRRIFHRDVEKEEFQYASTQCLSSYYSVFVVRLAIMAMLAILIGLLTFLTWHFTKIYTTKSLNSLAYDLRYELLQRPILRMWNILNSTAEITTAQVKLSQYVIRSHTNLATQADQVEMYDAMRAVTWALFVSKKALNSITVKYKNGFVQAFHRDLKDNNTFYIYSDLANYSMAASGYNAINSHSSREAWNDKDIHGHKAAVWYREPLDPVSGEKIGKVMPIAPEDSINIAGLSQVPDGVASWHVAVSKFTDSPLLSAALPVWDSSNKSIVAVVGVTTALYSVGQLMKELVEKHSGHMYLTSQEGYLLATSTNAPLLSNTTKPPKLKMAVDCENEVIREGAQWLQKTYGNNFPQSHELHVENVRLGRQQYYIDSFFLNLKRLPLVGVIIIPRKHIMGQADERAFKTLVILISASLCIIVIGCVCILILTNGVSKEMKLRAELISHLEARRKAEASSNYKSQFLANMSHELRTPMAAVIGLLDILISDDRLTNEQCATVTQIRKCSTALLRLLNNILDLSKVESGKLVLEDAEFDLGRELEGLVDMFSVQCINHNVETVLDLSDDMPKLVRGDSARVVQIFANLINNSIKFTLSGHIILRGWCENPNSCSDNTNFPLEKKKSRCSQKTRAKQHENHAKRTSNRDNKIILWFEVDDTGCGIDPSKWESVFESFEQADPSTTRLHGGTGLGLCIVRTLVNKMGGEIKVVKKEGPGTLMRLCLRLSAPVDATEQHCQVDFANKGLVVLLALHGNMGRSATSKWLQKNGVVTMEAAEWNGLTQILRVLFHARSSSHNNGFDANYSVHDNLKSRLLSIQELRNPVFAIAVDIGLLDLSTDIWKEQINFLHKYYGRAKFVWMLNHDSSNSIKMELRRKGHTLTVNKPLYKTKMIHILEAIIKERNEELQKKNMTTPRATVKEGDLHESLEIDYTQCDVASSDGSDISEKGGSNPVSACGDKQREKVARSDPSSQHQINNLVGLTMEDNNHRKEELCQSSLNSNDVSANATPKSSSTKQSSTGAQDEDSEYGETRRASSSSRAVIGKKSLEGLRILLAEDTPVIQRVATIMLEKMGAVVVAVGDGQQAVDALNGMPGVEDCIRESLLKERNTRSSQTEILGCPPYDLILMDCQMPKMDGYEATKAIRKSEVGTDLHIPIVALTAHAMSCDEAKCLEVGMDAYLTKPIDFKLMESTILSLTRRTS, from the exons ATGAGTACCAAGTACATACACGTTTTTGATAGATTACAGAGTTTTTTCACTTGTTGGAAGAGAAGCACCACTCCAACTGGCAGAAGAATTTTCCACAGGGATGTGGAAAAGGAAGAATTTCAGTATGCCAGCACTCAATGTCTCTCATCTTACTACAGTGTCTTTGTGGTTCGTCTAGCAATCATG GCCATGCTAGCCATATTGATTGGTCTGCTCACTTTCCTAACATGGCATTTCACAAAGATTTATACAACAAAGTCTCTTAATAGCTTGGCATATGACCTGCGTTATGAACTTCTTCAACGCCCCATCTTGAGGATGTGGAACATTTTGAATTCTACTGCTGAAATTACAACTGCTCAGGTTAAGCTGTCTCAATATGTGATCAGAAGCCACACCAACCTTGCCACTCAAGCAGACCAAGTTGAG ATGTATGACGCGATGAGGGCTGTAACATGGGCTCTGTTTGTTAGTAAAAAGGCTCTCAATTCAATAACTGTCAAATACAAGAATGGATTTGTCCAAGCATTCCATAGGGACCTGAAGGATAACAATACCTTTTACATTTATTCTGATCTTGCTAATTACTCCATGGCTGCCAGTGGCTACAATGCTATCAATTCGCATTCTTCGCGTGAAGCTTGGAACGATAAAGACATTCATGGTCACAAGGCTGCAGTTTGGTATCGCGAACCACTTGATCCCGTCAGTGGTGAGAAGATTGGAAAAGTAATGCCAATTGCACCAGAAGACTCGATCAATATAGCCGGCCTCTCCCAAGTACCTGACGGTGTAGCTTCGTGGCACGTTGCTGTTAGCAAGTTTACAGATTCACCTTTGCTTTCTGCAGCATTGCCAGTTTGGGACTCTTCTAATAAAAGCATTGTGGCAGTTGTGGGTGTCACAACTGCACTTTACAGTGTGGGGCAGCTCATGAAAGAGCTAGTTGAGAAACATAGTGGTCACATGTATTTGACCTCCCAAGAAGGTTACTTACTTGCAACTTCCACAAATGCACCTCTACTGTCAAATACTACCAAACCTCCTAAGCTTAAGATGGCTGTTGACTGTGAAAATGAAGTAATAAGAGAGGGAGCTCAGTGGCTTCAGAAAACCTATGGGAACAATTTCCCTCAAAGTCATGAGCTTCATGTAGAGAATGTCAGGCTAGGCCGCCAACAATATTACATCGACTCATTCTTCCTGAATTTGAAGAGACTTCCTCTG GTGGGTGTAATCATCATACCTAGAAAGCATATCATGGGGCAGGCAGATGAAAGAGCCTTCAAAACATTGGTTATTCTGATATCTGCATCATTGTGTATTATTGTCATTGGATGTGTTTGCATTTTGATACTGACTAATGGAGTATCAAAGGAAATGAAACTCAGAGCAGAACTGATCAGTCATCTGGAAGCAAGAAGGAAGGCAGAGGCATCAAGCAACTACAAAAGTCAATTTCTTGCAAATATGAG TCATGAATTGAGGACACCAATGGCCGCAGTGATTGGGTTACTTGACATTCTTATATCTGATGACCGACTCACAAATGAGCAATGTGCAACAGTTACTCAAATAAGAAAATGCTCAACTGCCCTGCTTCGTCTACTTAATAACATCTTGGATCTGAGCAAG GTGGAATCTGGAAAACTGGTCCTAGAAGATGCAGAATTTGACTTGGGACGGGAACTTGAAGGGCTTGTAGATATGTTTTCTGTGCAGTGCATTAACCACAATGTAGAGACTGTTTTAGACCTTTCTG ATGATATGCCAAAGCTAGTTCGGGGCGATTCTGCTAGAGTAGTTCAAATTTTTGCAAATTTGATCAACAACTCAATTAAGTTTACTCTAT CGGGTCACATTATTCTGAGAGGATGGTGTGAAAACCCAAATTCTTGCAGTGATAATACAAATTTTCCTctagagaaaaagaaatcacGGTGTTCACAAAAGACCAGAGCAAAGCAACATGAAAACCATGCAAAGAGGACTTCCAATAGAGATAACAAAATCATACTTTGGTTTGAAGTTGATGATACAGGCTGTG GTATTGACCCAAGTAAATGGGAATCTGTGTTTGAAAGCTTTGAGCAAGCTGATCCATCAACTACTAGACT GCATGGAGGTACTGGTCTTGGTCTTTGCATAGTCAGAACCTTG GTTAATAAGATGGGTGGAGAAATCAAAGTTGTCAAAAAGGAGGGCCCAGGAACACTGATGAGATTATGCTTGCGTCTCAGTGCACCTGTAGATGCCACAGAACAACATTGTCAAGTAGATTTTGCTAACAAGGGCTTAGTG GTACTTCTTGCACTACACGGCAACATGGGTCGATCAGCTACATCTAAGTGGTTACAGAAAAATGGTGTGGTCACTATGGAGGCAGCAGAATGGAATGGATTAACACAAATTCTTAGGGTACTCTTTCATGCAAGAAGTTCATCTCATAATAATGGCTTTGATGCAAACTATTCAGTTCATGACAATTTAAAGTCAAGATTACTGAGCATACAGGAATTGAGGAACCCTGTTTTTGCCATTGCTGTTGACATTGGACTACTTGACTTGAGCACAGATATATGGAAGGAACAGATAAATTTCCTTCACAAATACTATGGGAGAGCAAAATTCGTGTGGATGCTAAACCATGACTCCTCCAATTCCATAAAGATGGAGCTTCGCAGGAAAGGACATACACTGACAGTGAACAAACCcctttacaaaacaaaaatgattcatattttgGAAGCCATcataaaggagagaaatgaagagctgcaaaagaaaaatatgactaCTCCAAGAGCTACTGTGAAAGAGGGAGATTTGCATGAGAGTCTTGAGATTGATTATACTCAATGTGATGTTGCAAGCTCGGATGGTTCAGACATATCCGAAAAGGGTGGTTCTAATCCTGTTAGTGCCTGTGGAGATAAACaaagagagaaggtagcgagaTCTGATCCATCATCACAACACCAGATAAATAACTTAGTTGGATTAACAATGGAAGATAATAATCATAGGAAAGAAGAGTTATGTCAGAGCAGCCTCAACTCTAATGATGTCAGTGCAAACGCCACACCAAAATCATCCTCCACTAAACAATCATCAACAGGAGCTCAAGATGAAGATTCTGAATATGGTGAAACACGTAGGGCCAGTAGCTCAAGTAGAGCAGTGATTGGAAAGAAATCTCTTGAAGGTTTGAGGATATTGCTTGCAGAAGATACACCGGTTATTCAAAGGGTTGCAACCATAATGCTTGAAAAAATGGGAGCCGTCGTTGTAGCTGTAGGTGATGGACAACAGGCAGTGGATGCTCTAAATGGCATGCCTGGTGTTGAAGATTGTATAAGGGAGTCTCTCCTGAAGGAAAGAAACACAAGATCATCTCAAACTGAGATTCTCGGTTGCCCTCCATATGATTTGATCCTAATGGATTGTCAG atGCCAAAGATGGATGGCTATGAGGCAACAAAAGCAATCCGGAAATCGGAAGTGGGAACTGACTTGCACATTCCAATTGTTGCTCTTACAGCTCATGCAATGTCATGTGATGAAGCCAAGTGCCTAGAGGTGGGCATGGATGCTTATTTAACAAAGCCAATTGACTTCAAACTGATGGAGTCCACCATTCTTTCACTCACGAGAAGGACATCCTAA